In one Lolium rigidum isolate FL_2022 chromosome 3, APGP_CSIRO_Lrig_0.1, whole genome shotgun sequence genomic region, the following are encoded:
- the LOC124704108 gene encoding BTB/POZ domain-containing protein At1g63850-like, with the protein MSLRKRQRSASSSRLATLSSPPSPPRAASSSASSPLLSFPKADLFLRLHLDPSPSPDDDDCHPAPAPFLDLHVSSASLNRSRYFAALLSDRWCPPPSSSSSPAGRLSLAVPVSSRPFHAHVEVLRLLHTLDFAGTIRAPADALDILPVALQLLFDACVEACIRFLEAVPWSEDEEARVLDIAPLLPADEAADLLARVSLPPAAASGAAAARSPSEAMLHGLIHSAIHGHPVPAATKAFVAMLLKDYPSRDCVHKVLDEAFLSRLDTVKELMGKYASPDFRIAVDSDEREAIQKLNLHSAVLNVKHLLWLIERMVDMRVADNAVKLWSEQVALAADLQKLLTDADMWRNMAPGLPMLVTRCTLRLANSVVTGETLVSRQVRMKLVRSWLPVLNVCRDIAQPMHSGYKSTNCQELEETFLQIISTLPVQDAQELLQQCLGFSTRSVDDCQHLVAAFKTWFRRAARAPQGGED; encoded by the exons ATGTCCCTCCGCAAGCGCCAGCGCTCGGCGAGCAGCTCCCGCCTCGCCACcctctcctcgccgccgtcgcctccccgcgccgcctcctcctccgcctcctcgccccTGCTCTCCTTCCCCAAAGCCGACCtcttcctccgcctccacctcgacccctccccctcccccgacGACGACGACTGCCACCCCGCCCCCGCCCCGTTCCTCGACCTCCACGTCTCCTCCGCGTCCCTCAACCGCTCCCGCTACTTCGCCGCCCTCCTCTCCGACCGCTGGTGCCCTcccccatcctcctcctcctccccggccgGCCGCCTCTCCCTCGCGGTGCCCGTCTCCTCCCGCCCCTTCCACGCCCACGTCgaggtcctccgcctcctccacacGCTCGACTTCGCCGGCACCATCCGCGCCCCCGCCGACGCCCTCGACATCCTCCCCGTCGCGCTGCAGCTCCTCTTCGACGCCTGCGTCGAGGCCTGCATCCGCTTCCTCGAGGCCGTGCCGTGGtccgaggacgaggaggcgcgCGTCCTCGACATAGCGCCGCTCCTCCCCGCCGACGAGGCCGCCGACCTCCTCGCCAGGGTCTCCctcccccccgccgccgcctccggcgccgccgccgccaggtccCCCTCCGAAGCCATGCTTCACGGCCTGATCCACTCCGCCATCCACGGCCACCCTGTCCCCGCCGCCACCAAGGCCTTCGTCGCCATGCTCCTCAAGGACTACCCGTCCCGCGACTGCgtgcacaaggtgctcgacgaggcCTTCCTCTCCCGGCTCGACACCGTCAAGGAGCTCATGGGCAAGTACGCCAGCCCCGACTTCAGGATcgccgtcgacagcgacgagcgcgAGGCCATACAGAAGCTCAACCTGCACTCCGCGGTCCTGAACGTCAAGCATCTGCTTTGGCTCATCGAGAGGATGGTGGATATGCGGGTGGCTGACAACGCGGTTAAGCTGTGGAGCGAGCAGGTTGCACTCGCTGCCGATTTGCAGAAGTTGCTCACTGATGCTGACATGTGGAGGAACATGGCCCCTGGGCTCCCGATGCTTGTCACCAGGTGCACGCTTAGGCTCGCCAATTCAGTTGTCACTGGGGAGACACTGGTTTCTCGCCAG GTGAGGATGAAGCTTGTCAGAAGTTGGCTTCCTGTTCTAAACGTCTGCAGGGACATCGCTCAACCCATGCACAGCGGATACAAGTCAACAAACTGCCAAGAGCTGGAGGAGACATTTCTTCAGATCATTTCTACGCTGCCTGTCCAGGACGCTCAGGAGCTTCTGCAACAATGCCTCGGCTTCTCTACTCGCAGCGTCGATGACTGCCAGCATTTGGTCGCTGCTTTCAAGACATGGTTCAGGCGTGCTGCCAGGGCTCCACAGGGTGGGGAAGACTGA
- the LOC124700364 gene encoding uncharacterized protein LOC124700364 — protein sequence MYSLRLASSSCSSTGLGFALGRLGGKRGGGAAPAAGLVVPAAAAHGGRRSVAATSNAAAPVPGDQGVGMDPAKHHQQQQHKPPPPHEPEGKQQGNDGDEKHTQVTERGDVMTHSFGEGYATRSDEEGFGGVYGQNDPVFNPGTEVHPNHPDYDTSQGSHVKEKEKARHLKDDKHAT from the exons ATGTACTCTCTCAGATTGGCTagcagcagctgcagcagcaCGGGACTCGGCTTCGCGCTCGGCCGGCTCGGCGGGAagagaggcggcggcgcagcaCCAGCTGCTGGCTTAGTGGTACCTGCCGCCGCGGCGCACGGAGGGAGGAGGAGCGTCGCCGCGACGTCGAACGCCGCCGCACCGGTGCCAGGCGACCAGGGCGTGGGCATGGACCCAGCCAAGcatcaccagcagcagcagcacaagccgccgccgccccacgagCCGGAGGGAAAGCAGCAGGGCAACGACGGCGACGAAAAGCATACGCAAGTAACGGAACGCGG GGACGTGATGACCCACTCGTTCGGGGAGGGGTACGCGACGAGGTCCGACGAGGAGGGGTTCGGGGGAGTCTACGGCCAGAACGACCCGGTGTTCAACCCCGGGACAGAGGTGCACCCCAACCATCCTG ATTACGACACCTCGCAGGGGTCGCAcgtgaaggagaaggagaaggcgcGCCATCTCAAGGACGACAAACACGCCACCTAG